The Nitrospiraceae bacterium genome window below encodes:
- a CDS encoding HDOD domain-containing protein yields the protein MRKIVFVDDAREVLQHLQRTLAPMKSEWEMQFFPSGTEALQAIKASGCDVVVSDMVMPKMDGAELLAEVQTVCPHAVRIVLSSDQSPSNHVRSATVAHRFLNKPLDMTTLQATIQQADQLRSVLGNPALRALVKEIKSLPSLPSIYQELMQEMRSPHSSLKKVARIIGKDLAMMAKILQLVNSAFFGLRTHVSSPEQAVALLGFDAIKSLVLSTQVFSQFDRAQLPSFSLDALWQHAMVAGGYARSLAKEEGVDQPVVEAAYTAALLHDLGRLVLAANRPEDYARVMNLVQTQHEADWQAEREVFGADHAHVGAYLLGLWGLSEPIVEAVAFHHHPMEYVASGFTAVTAVHVGNCLAEAQLQGKTAEDPLASSDQAYLRREGFDGRLEQWRTLCRAA from the coding sequence ATGCGGAAAATTGTCTTCGTCGATGATGCCCGGGAGGTCCTGCAACACCTCCAGCGCACGCTCGCACCGATGAAAAGCGAGTGGGAGATGCAGTTCTTTCCCTCCGGGACAGAAGCGCTGCAGGCGATCAAGGCCTCGGGCTGCGACGTCGTTGTCTCCGATATGGTCATGCCGAAGATGGATGGGGCGGAATTGCTGGCGGAGGTACAAACCGTTTGTCCCCATGCCGTGCGCATCGTGCTGTCCAGCGACCAGAGCCCCTCCAACCATGTCCGTTCCGCGACCGTCGCGCATCGATTCCTCAACAAGCCCCTGGATATGACCACGTTGCAGGCCACGATCCAGCAAGCGGATCAGCTGCGGAGCGTGCTCGGCAACCCGGCCCTCCGAGCCCTGGTAAAAGAAATCAAAAGCCTGCCCAGCCTCCCATCGATCTATCAGGAACTGATGCAGGAGATGCGATCGCCCCACTCCTCATTGAAGAAGGTCGCGCGCATCATCGGCAAGGATCTCGCGATGATGGCGAAGATTCTCCAGTTGGTGAACTCCGCCTTCTTCGGACTGCGCACTCACGTGTCGAGCCCTGAGCAAGCCGTTGCGCTGCTTGGATTCGACGCGATCAAATCGCTTGTGCTGTCCACTCAGGTCTTTTCGCAATTCGACCGCGCCCAACTGCCGTCGTTCTCACTCGACGCCCTCTGGCAGCATGCGATGGTAGCCGGCGGGTATGCGCGGAGCCTCGCCAAGGAAGAAGGCGTCGACCAGCCGGTCGTCGAAGCCGCCTATACGGCGGCGCTGCTGCACGATCTCGGCCGGTTGGTGCTCGCCGCCAACCGGCCTGAGGACTATGCGCGGGTCATGAACTTGGTACAAACCCAGCATGAGGCAGACTGGCAGGCGGAGCGTGAAGTGTTCGGTGCAGACCACGCCCATGTGGGTGCATACCTTCTGGGGCTCTGGGGCCTCAGCGAGCCGATCGTGGAGGCGGTCGCATTCCACCACCACCCGATGGAGTATGTCGCCTCGGGCTTCACGGCCGTGACGGCCGTCCATGTCGGCAATTGCCTGGCCGAAGCGCAGCTCCAGGGCAAGACCGCGGAAGACCCACTCGCAAGCTCCGACCAGGCGTACCTTCGCAGAGAAGGATTCGATGGACGTTTGGAGCAGTGGCGGACGCTCTGCCGGGCGGCTTGA
- the pyrR gene encoding bifunctional pyr operon transcriptional regulator/uracil phosphoribosyltransferase PyrR: MTNETSTEKRQERVVMDAGDIARALTRIAHEVLERNKGTKDLALVGIRTGGVHLAHRLVRRIQEIEGTQIPIGELDITLYRDDLSLRKDQPLLRTTSVPFKISDLKVVLVDDVLFTGRTIRAAMDGLIDLGRPAEIQLAVLVDRGHRQLPIKANYIGKNIPTSREEAVQVFLEEDGEEDRVVILKS, encoded by the coding sequence ATGACGAACGAAACCTCGACCGAGAAACGACAGGAGCGGGTGGTCATGGATGCCGGCGACATCGCCAGGGCCCTGACTCGCATCGCTCATGAGGTGCTGGAACGCAACAAAGGCACCAAGGATTTGGCCCTTGTCGGAATCCGAACCGGCGGAGTCCATTTGGCCCATCGGCTGGTCCGACGGATTCAAGAAATCGAAGGCACTCAGATCCCGATCGGCGAACTGGATATCACGCTCTATCGTGACGATTTATCGTTGCGCAAAGATCAGCCGCTCCTCCGCACGACGTCCGTGCCCTTCAAAATCTCGGACTTGAAGGTCGTCTTGGTCGACGACGTGCTCTTCACGGGCCGAACGATCCGCGCAGCGATGGACGGCTTGATCGACCTCGGGCGGCCGGCTGAAATTCAATTGGCGGTACTGGTGGACCGCGGGCATCGGCAGTTGCCGATCAAGGCCAACTACATCGGAAAAAACATCCCCACCTCCCGCGAGGAAGCCGTGCAAGTGTTCCTCGAGGAAGATGGGGAAGAGGATCGCGTGGTGATTCTGAAATCGTGA
- a CDS encoding aspartate carbamoyltransferase catalytic subunit produces the protein MGLKRKDLLSLASLSAEDIKLVLDTADSFKEVSGREIKKVPALRGRTVVNLFFEPSTRTRTSFELAAKRLSADVINFSPSSSSVVKGETLLDTARNIEAMQADIIVLRHSAAGAAETLSRGVKSSVINAGDGWHEHPTQALLDLYTIRSRGMQFPGLKVAIIGDVAHSRVARSNIYALTKLGAEVRVAGPPTMIPSQIERLGVKVYYNLNEALRGVNVAMMLRLQLERQGRAMFPTIREYAREYSMTSERLKLAEPGAIVMHPGPINRGVEIAPDVADSLSSVILDQVANGVAVRMGVLYLMSGASA, from the coding sequence GTGGGTCTCAAACGAAAAGATCTGCTGAGTCTCGCCTCGTTGTCGGCGGAAGATATCAAACTCGTGCTCGACACGGCCGATTCGTTCAAGGAAGTGTCGGGGCGAGAAATCAAGAAAGTTCCGGCCCTGCGCGGGAGAACGGTGGTCAACCTGTTCTTCGAGCCCAGCACGAGGACCCGCACGTCCTTCGAGCTGGCCGCCAAGCGGCTGAGCGCCGACGTCATCAATTTCTCGCCATCGTCCAGCAGCGTCGTCAAAGGAGAAACGCTGCTCGACACGGCGCGCAATATCGAAGCCATGCAGGCCGATATCATTGTGCTGCGGCACTCGGCCGCCGGAGCCGCCGAGACCCTGTCGCGGGGCGTGAAATCTTCCGTCATCAATGCAGGCGACGGCTGGCATGAACACCCGACACAGGCCCTGCTGGACCTCTACACCATTCGCAGCCGCGGCATGCAGTTTCCGGGGTTGAAGGTCGCGATCATTGGCGACGTCGCCCACAGCCGGGTGGCGCGATCGAACATCTATGCGCTGACGAAGCTCGGCGCCGAAGTCAGGGTGGCCGGGCCCCCGACCATGATTCCTTCCCAAATCGAACGGCTGGGGGTGAAGGTCTATTACAATCTCAACGAAGCGCTTCGCGGCGTGAATGTCGCCATGATGCTGCGGCTACAGCTCGAACGGCAGGGACGGGCGATGTTCCCCACCATCCGGGAATATGCTCGGGAATACAGTATGACGAGCGAGCGGTTGAAGTTGGCGGAGCCGGGCGCCATCGTCATGCATCCCGGCCCGATCAACCGCGGGGTGGAGATTGCCCCCGACGTGGCGGACAGCCTCTCCTCCGTCATTCTGGACCAGGTGGCAAACGGCGTCGCCGTACGAATGGGCGTCCTCTATCTCATGTCGGGAGCGAGCGCCTGA
- a CDS encoding dihydroorotase, with translation MAILIKGGQVIDPGRVNGPADVLIDNGRIVSVGQDLQAPAGATVIQAAGRLVLPGFVDLHVHFREPGFEYKETIESGTSAAVAGGFTTVCAMPNTNPVNDNQSITEFMLERARAAGKAHVLPIGAITKGSEGKELAEIGDLRRAGCVAISDDGRPVMNSLVMRRAMEYALAFDIPVVDHCEDLHLSEGGCMNEGLVSTELGLPGIPSAAEDVMVARNVALAELTGARLHLAHISTAGSVRMVREAKSRGLKVTAEACPHHFTLTEEIARGYNTHAKMNPPLRTWEDVQAIKDGLRDGTIDVIATDHAPHAAQEKQQEFTQAPFGIVGLETALPLTLALVEEGVLTLEAAVDKLATAPAKAFSLNAGTLAMGAPADVTIVDPQAQWEVDPSQFRSKSRNTPFAGWKVKGRVTTTIVSGRIVFDLQQAGH, from the coding sequence GTGGCAATTTTGATCAAAGGCGGACAGGTGATTGATCCCGGGCGAGTGAACGGTCCCGCGGATGTGTTGATCGATAACGGCCGGATTGTGTCGGTAGGACAGGACCTTCAGGCTCCGGCTGGTGCGACCGTCATCCAGGCTGCCGGCCGCTTGGTCTTACCGGGCTTCGTCGATCTCCACGTCCATTTTCGAGAACCGGGATTCGAATACAAGGAAACGATCGAATCGGGAACGTCGGCGGCGGTCGCGGGCGGCTTTACGACTGTCTGTGCCATGCCCAATACCAATCCGGTGAACGACAACCAGTCGATCACGGAATTCATGCTGGAGCGGGCCCGTGCAGCCGGCAAGGCGCATGTGTTGCCCATCGGCGCGATTACCAAGGGATCGGAAGGCAAGGAATTGGCCGAGATCGGTGACCTCCGACGCGCCGGCTGCGTGGCCATTTCGGATGACGGCCGTCCGGTGATGAATAGTCTCGTGATGCGGCGGGCGATGGAATACGCCTTGGCGTTCGACATCCCGGTCGTGGACCATTGCGAAGACCTGCACTTGTCCGAAGGCGGCTGCATGAACGAGGGGCTGGTCTCGACGGAATTGGGGCTCCCTGGCATTCCCTCCGCGGCCGAGGACGTCATGGTCGCGCGCAACGTGGCGCTGGCCGAGTTGACCGGCGCGCGGTTGCACCTGGCCCATATCAGCACCGCCGGCTCTGTTCGCATGGTCCGAGAAGCCAAGTCCCGCGGGCTGAAAGTCACGGCCGAGGCCTGCCCGCATCATTTCACGCTGACGGAGGAAATTGCCCGTGGGTACAACACCCATGCCAAGATGAATCCGCCCCTTCGGACCTGGGAAGACGTGCAGGCCATCAAGGACGGTCTGCGGGACGGCACCATCGATGTGATCGCCACGGATCACGCGCCCCATGCGGCGCAGGAGAAACAGCAGGAGTTCACGCAGGCTCCCTTCGGGATCGTGGGTTTGGAAACAGCGTTGCCCCTGACCTTGGCCTTGGTCGAGGAGGGAGTGCTCACGCTGGAAGCGGCCGTCGACAAATTGGCCACGGCGCCGGCCAAAGCCTTCAGCCTCAATGCCGGCACGCTGGCGATGGGGGCGCCGGCCGATGTGACGATCGTGGATCCGCAGGCACAGTGGGAAGTGGATCCGTCGCAGTTCCGCTCGAAGAGCCGCAACACGCCCTTCGCCGGTTGGAAGGTGAAGGGGCGGGTCACGACGACGATCGTTTCTGGCAGGATCGTGTTCGACCTACAGCAGGCGGGGCACTGA
- the carA gene encoding glutamine-hydrolyzing carbamoyl-phosphate synthase small subunit, which produces MKKAILALADGTVFEGRALGAAGETVGEVVFNTSMTGYQEILTDPSYRGQIITMTCPHIGNYGVTPEDTESRRIWAEGFVVKESSRLASNWRSKALLQEYLETAHIVGIEGIDTRALTRHLREKGAQQGLITHVDLDHRRAAEKARQAPSIIGRDLAAMVTCGQRYAWTSGTGAWGPKIDMKTAPGEQAARNPWRVVAYDFGVKQNILRRLVDVGCDVMVVPASTPAAEVLALRPHGLFLSNGPGDPEGVPYAISAVRELIKTLPTFGICLGHQILGLAFGLQTYKLKFGHHGANHPVMDLRTRKVEITSQNHNFAVRFPTSGASSAEPPTVETPFGRVRLSHTSLNDDSVEGMVCLDRPVFSVQYHPEAAPGPHDSAYLFEEFVALMEKHHA; this is translated from the coding sequence GTGAAGAAAGCCATTTTGGCCTTAGCCGACGGAACGGTGTTCGAAGGGCGGGCCCTCGGCGCGGCCGGGGAAACGGTCGGGGAGGTCGTGTTTAACACGTCCATGACCGGCTATCAGGAAATCCTGACGGACCCCTCCTATCGCGGACAGATCATCACCATGACCTGTCCCCACATCGGCAACTACGGGGTCACTCCCGAAGACACCGAGTCCCGCCGGATTTGGGCCGAAGGTTTCGTGGTCAAGGAATCCAGCCGTCTGGCCAGCAACTGGCGGAGCAAGGCGCTCCTGCAGGAGTATCTCGAAACGGCCCACATCGTCGGCATTGAAGGGATCGACACCAGGGCGTTGACCAGGCACCTCCGCGAGAAGGGCGCGCAGCAGGGGCTCATCACCCATGTCGATTTGGACCATCGCCGGGCGGCCGAAAAGGCACGGCAGGCGCCCAGCATCATCGGACGGGACTTGGCCGCTATGGTGACCTGCGGACAACGGTACGCCTGGACCTCGGGAACCGGCGCCTGGGGACCCAAGATCGACATGAAGACCGCCCCGGGGGAACAGGCGGCCCGAAATCCATGGCGAGTCGTCGCCTACGACTTCGGTGTCAAACAGAACATTCTCCGCCGGCTTGTCGATGTAGGCTGTGACGTCATGGTTGTGCCAGCTTCGACGCCGGCAGCCGAGGTGCTGGCTCTGCGCCCCCATGGCCTGTTTCTTTCGAACGGCCCCGGCGATCCGGAGGGTGTGCCCTATGCCATCTCCGCCGTGCGGGAGTTGATCAAGACCTTGCCGACGTTCGGGATCTGCCTCGGGCACCAAATCCTGGGCCTGGCGTTTGGTCTCCAAACCTACAAGCTGAAGTTCGGACATCATGGAGCGAATCATCCTGTGATGGACCTGCGCACGAGGAAAGTAGAAATTACGTCGCAGAACCACAACTTCGCGGTGCGATTCCCGACGAGCGGCGCCTCATCCGCTGAACCGCCGACAGTAGAGACCCCCTTTGGGCGGGTGCGGCTGAGCCACACCAGCCTGAACGATGACTCGGTTGAGGGCATGGTCTGTCTCGACCGACCGGTCTTCTCGGTCCAATACCATCCCGAAGCGGCACCGGGACCGCACGATTCCGCCTACTTGTTCGAAGAGTTCGTGGCGCTTATGGAGAAACATCATGCATAG